One region of Tamandua tetradactyla isolate mTamTet1 chromosome 6, mTamTet1.pri, whole genome shotgun sequence genomic DNA includes:
- the JPH1 gene encoding junctophilin-1 isoform X2, translating into MTGGRFDFDDGGTYCGGWEEGKAHGHGICTGPKGQGEYSGSWSHGFEVVGGYTWPSGNTYQGYWAQGKRHGLGVETKGKWMYRGEWSHGFKGRYGVRQSLCTPARYEGTWSNGLQDGYGVETYGDGGTYQGQWAGGMRHGYGVRQSVPYGMATVIRSPLRTSLASLRSEQSNGSVLHDAAAAADSPAGTRGGFVLNFHANADLSAGKKKGGLFRRGSLLGSMKLRKSESKSSISSKRSSVRSDAAMSRISSSDANSTISFGDVDCDFCPVEDHVDATTTETYMGEWKNDKRNGFGISERSNGMKYEGEWANNKRHGYGCTVFPDGSKEEGKYKNNILVRGIRKQLIPIRNTKTREKVDRAIEGAQRAAAMARTKVEIANSSCDLENVAVRTSGRAL; encoded by the exons ATGACGGGCGGAAGGTTCGACTTCGACGATGGCGGCACCTACTGCGGCGGCTGGGAGGAGGGCAAGGCGCACGGGCATGGCATCTGCACGGGGCCCAAGGGCCAGGGCGAATACTCGGGCTCCTGGTCCCACGGCTTCGAGGTGGTCGGCGGCTACACCTGGCCCAGCGGCAACACCTACCAGGGCTATTGGGCGCAGGGCAAGcggcatgggctgggggtggagacGAAGGGCAAGTGGATGTACCGGGGGGAGTGGTCACATGGTTTCAAGGGGCGCTACGGGGTCCGGCAGAGCCTGTGCACCCCAGCTCGCTACGAGGGTACCTGGAGTAACGGGCTGCAAGACGGGTACGGCGTGGAGACCTACGGGGACGGAG GTACCTACCAGGGCCAGTGGGCCGGCGGCATGCGGCATGGCTACGGGGTGCGCCAGAGTGTGCCCTACGGCATGGCCACGGTGATCCGCTCGCCGCTGCGCACCTCCCTGGCCTCGCTGCGCAGCGAGCAGAGCAATGGCAGCGTGCTCCACGACGCCGCGGCGGCCGCCGACAGCCCCGCCGGCACCCGCGGTGGCTTCGTGCTCAACTTCCACGCCAACGCCGACCTCTCTGCCGGGAAGAAAAAGGGTGGCCTCTTCCGAAGAGGTTCCCTTCTCGGAAGCATGAAACTTCGAAAGTCAGAATCAAAGTCTTCCATCTCGAGCAAACGCAGCTCGGTCCGCAGCGACGCGGCCATGAGCAGAATCAGTTCTAGCGATGCCAACTCCACGATTAGCTTTGGCGATGTGGATTGTGATTTTTGCCCTGTGGAAGACCACGTCGATGCCACCACCACGGAAACCTACATGGGCGAGTGGAAGAATGACAAACGCAATGGCTTCGGTATCAGCGAGCGCTCCAACGGCATGAAGTACGAAGGCGAGTGGGCAAATAACAAGAGGCATGGATATGGCTGTACCGTGTTTCCCGACGGCTccaaagaagagggaaaatacaaaaataatattctGGTCCGTGGAATAAGGAAGCAGCTTATACcaataagaaatacaaaaactaGGGAGAAGGTGGACAGAGCAATCGAAGGTGCGCAAAGGGCAGCCGCCATGGCAAGAACCAAAGTGGAAATAGCAAATTCAAG